DNA from Streptomyces rishiriensis:
GATCAGGCACCGGCGCGGTCGGCTACCCCACCTGGTGACCGTGACAGCTGAGCCGATGCCCAGCAGGCTCGCCGCCATCGCCAGGGGAACCGGGGAGGTCGACGCTGTGTACCACATCGCCTTCGACGCCCTACAGGAAGCTGTGGCGGCCGTAGGCAGCAAACAGCAGAAGAACGACCTGGCGGAAATGGTCGGACAGGGACGCCTCAGGCCATACGAAGAACTAGCCAATACGCTGGTGAGTTGCTAAGAGTCAGTGCGCTATGAGCAATTCTTCAGATCTCCCAGCTGAGTCGGCAGGCGAGTGGAGTCCCCCAGCGGGCTCATGGGCCTCCTCGGCGGCGCGTCGTCGGAACATGCAAGCCATCCGGAACCGGGACACCAAGCCGGAGTGGCTGATCCGAAGGCTCGTGCACGCGCGAGGTTTGCGCTACCGAGTCGCCGCAAAGCCCCTTCCGAAGCTCCGCCGGACTGCTGACCTGGTCTTCGGCCCGACCAAGGTCGCTGTCTTTATTGACGGCTGCTACTGGCATGGTTGCCCCGAGCATTACGTACCGCCGAAGACCAACCCGGGCTACTGGTCGGACAAGGTTGCCCGGAACATGGCCCGTGACCGGGACACCGACCAGCGCCTAGAAGAGGCC
Protein-coding regions in this window:
- a CDS encoding very short patch repair endonuclease yields the protein MSNSSDLPAESAGEWSPPAGSWASSAARRRNMQAIRNRDTKPEWLIRRLVHARGLRYRVAAKPLPKLRRTADLVFGPTKVAVFIDGCYWHGCPEHYVPPKTNPGYWSDKVARNMARDRDTDQRLEEAGWTVLRFWEHEPAEDCAERIAAEVEKRRGPAQKTREGP